In Rhinatrema bivittatum chromosome 1, aRhiBiv1.1, whole genome shotgun sequence, a single genomic region encodes these proteins:
- the SYP gene encoding synaptophysin isoform X1, producing the protein MDVLNQLVAGGQFRIVKEPLGFIKLLEWLFSIFAFATCGSYSGEFRLSVECANKSWGNPNIDVDFSYPFRLHQVYFNAPSCKSSELNKVFLMGDYSSSAELFVTVAVFSFLYSLAALVIYCFLQNKYRENNKGPMIDCIVTAVFAFMWLVSSSAWAKGLSDVKLATDPDKVIESMHVCSQEGVKCKELQEPIMSGLNTSVVFGFLNFLIWVGNVWFVFKETGWTAPFMRYPPATQEKQPAPDSYSQSYNQGPGYAQQDSYGQQGGYQPEYNQQGYGQQPTDYSQQGYGQGGYGQAVPTSFSNQM; encoded by the exons ctGTTTTCAATCTTTGCCTTTGCGACTTGTGGGAGTTACAGTGGGGAGTTCCGTCTGAGCGTGGAATGTGCAAACAAGTCTTGGGGTAACCCAAACATTGATGTCGACTTTTCCTACCCTTTTAG GCTGCACCAGGTTTACTTCAATGCTCCCAGCTGCAAGAGCAGTGAGCTCAACAAAGTCTTCCTAATGGGGGATTACTCCTCCTCCGCGGAGCTCTTCGTCACCGTCGCTGTCTTCTCCTTCCTCTACTCCCTGGCGGCTCTCGTCATCTACTGCTTCCTCCAGAACAAGTATCGTGAGAACAACAAGGGCCCTATGATT GACTGCATCGTAACGGCAGTATTTGCCTTCATGTGGCTGGTGAGCTCCAGTGCCTGGGCAAAGGGTCTGTCTGATGTGAAACTGGCCACGGACCCCGACAAAGTGATCGAGAGTATGCATGTGTGCAGCCAGGAAGGTGTCAAGTGCAAAGAGCTGCAGGAACCCATCATGTCAGGCCTCaacacatctgtg GTCTTTGGATTCCTGAACTTCCTTATCTGGGTAGGGAATGTCTGGTTTGTCTTTAAGGAGACCGGCTGGACTGCTCCTTTCATGCGGTACCCGCCCGCCACGCAGGAGAAGCAGCCAGCCCCCGACAGTTACAGCCAGTCCTACAACCAAGGACCAGGCTACGCTCAGCAGGACTCATATGGACAGCAGGGGGGCTACCAGCCTGAGTACAACCAGCAGGGCTACGGGCAGCAGCCAACTGACTACAGCCAACAAGGCTACGGGCAGGGAGGCTATGGGCAGGCTGTGCCCACTTCCTTCTCCAATCAGATGTAA
- the SYP gene encoding synaptophysin isoform X2 produces MDVLNQLFSIFAFATCGSYSGEFRLSVECANKSWGNPNIDVDFSYPFRLHQVYFNAPSCKSSELNKVFLMGDYSSSAELFVTVAVFSFLYSLAALVIYCFLQNKYRENNKGPMIDCIVTAVFAFMWLVSSSAWAKGLSDVKLATDPDKVIESMHVCSQEGVKCKELQEPIMSGLNTSVVFGFLNFLIWVGNVWFVFKETGWTAPFMRYPPATQEKQPAPDSYSQSYNQGPGYAQQDSYGQQGGYQPEYNQQGYGQQPTDYSQQGYGQGGYGQAVPTSFSNQM; encoded by the exons ctGTTTTCAATCTTTGCCTTTGCGACTTGTGGGAGTTACAGTGGGGAGTTCCGTCTGAGCGTGGAATGTGCAAACAAGTCTTGGGGTAACCCAAACATTGATGTCGACTTTTCCTACCCTTTTAG GCTGCACCAGGTTTACTTCAATGCTCCCAGCTGCAAGAGCAGTGAGCTCAACAAAGTCTTCCTAATGGGGGATTACTCCTCCTCCGCGGAGCTCTTCGTCACCGTCGCTGTCTTCTCCTTCCTCTACTCCCTGGCGGCTCTCGTCATCTACTGCTTCCTCCAGAACAAGTATCGTGAGAACAACAAGGGCCCTATGATT GACTGCATCGTAACGGCAGTATTTGCCTTCATGTGGCTGGTGAGCTCCAGTGCCTGGGCAAAGGGTCTGTCTGATGTGAAACTGGCCACGGACCCCGACAAAGTGATCGAGAGTATGCATGTGTGCAGCCAGGAAGGTGTCAAGTGCAAAGAGCTGCAGGAACCCATCATGTCAGGCCTCaacacatctgtg GTCTTTGGATTCCTGAACTTCCTTATCTGGGTAGGGAATGTCTGGTTTGTCTTTAAGGAGACCGGCTGGACTGCTCCTTTCATGCGGTACCCGCCCGCCACGCAGGAGAAGCAGCCAGCCCCCGACAGTTACAGCCAGTCCTACAACCAAGGACCAGGCTACGCTCAGCAGGACTCATATGGACAGCAGGGGGGCTACCAGCCTGAGTACAACCAGCAGGGCTACGGGCAGCAGCCAACTGACTACAGCCAACAAGGCTACGGGCAGGGAGGCTATGGGCAGGCTGTGCCCACTTCCTTCTCCAATCAGATGTAA